A stretch of the Panicum virgatum strain AP13 chromosome 9N, P.virgatum_v5, whole genome shotgun sequence genome encodes the following:
- the LOC120692698 gene encoding cytochrome P450 78A11-like, producing the protein MAMAAASSCTDATWWAYALPALLGADTLCAHPALLAAALLLATVSAALLAWAASPGGPAWVHGRGRLGATPIVGPRGLPVFGSIFALSGGLPHRALAAMARAAGPRARELMAFSVGDTPAVVSSCPATAREVLAHPSFADRPVKRSARELMFARAIGFAPSGEYWRRLRRIASTHLFSPRRVAAHELGRQADAGAMLRAIAAEQSASGAVVLRPHLQAAALNNIMGSVFGRRYDVSSGAGAAEAEQLKNMVREGFELLGAFNWSDHLPWLAHFYDPSDVARRCAVLVPRVQAFVRGVIDEHRRRRQNSAAPGDNADFVDVLLSLEGDEKLGDDDMVAVLWEMIFRGTDTTALLTEWCMAELVRHPAVQARLRAEVDAVVGAGGCPTDADVARMPYLLAVVKETLRAHPPGPLLSWARLATADVPLSNGMVVPAGTTAMVNMWAITHDAAVWADPDAFAPERFLPSEGGTDVDVRGGDLRLAPFGAGRRVCPGKNLGLAAVGLWVARLVHGFEWALPEGAPPVYLDEVLKLSLEMKTPLAAAAFPRAA; encoded by the exons ATGGcgatggccgccgcctcctcgtgcACGGACGCCACGTGGTGGGCGTACGCGCTCCCGGCGCTTCTCGGCGCGGACACCCTGTGCGCGCACCCGGCCCTcctggccgccgcgctcctcctgGCCACCGtctcggcggcgctgctcgcctgGGCCGCGTCGCCGGGCGGGCCGGCTTGGGTgcacggccgcggccgcctcggTGCCACGCCCATCGTGGGCCCACGCGGCCTGCCCGTGTTCGGCAGCATCTTCGCGCTGTCCGGCGGGCTGCCgcaccgcgcgctcgccgccatgGCGCGCGCCGCGGGGCCCCGGGCCAGGGAGCTCATGGCGTTCTCCGTCGGGGACACGCCCGCCGTGGTGTCGTCCTGCCCGGCCACGGCGCGCGAGGTGCTCGCGCACCCGTCCTTTGCCGACCGCCCCGTCAAGCGGTCGGCGAGGGAGCTCATGTTCGCGCGCGCCATCGGGTTCGCGCCCAGCGGCGAGTactggcgccgcctccgccgcatcgcCTCCACGCACCTCTTCTCTCCGCGCCGCGTCGCCGCTCACGAGCTCGGGCGCCAGGCTGACGCCGGCGCCATGCTCcgggccatcgccgccgagcagtctgcctccggcgccgtcgtcctccgcccgcacctccaggccgccgcgctCAACAATATCATGGGCAGCGTCTTCGGCAGGCGCTACGACGTCTCctctggcgccggcgccgccgaggccgagcaGCTCAAGAACATGGTGCGCGAAGGGTTCGAGCTCCTCGGCGCGTTCAACTGGTCCGACCACCTCCCCTGGCTTGCTCACTTCTACGACCCCAGCGACGTCGCCCGCCGGTGCGCCGTGCTCGTGCCGCGCGTCCAGGCCTTCGTCCGCGGCGTCATcgacgagcaccgccgccgccgccagaactccgccgcccccggcgaCAATGCTGACTTTGTCGATGTGCTCCTCTCCCTCGAGGGCGACGAGAAGCTCGGCGATGACGACATGGTCGCCGTGCTCTGG GAGATGATCTTCCGCGGGACGGACACGACGGCGCTGCTGACGGAGTGGTGCATGGCGGAGCTGGTGCGCCACCCGGCGGTCCAGGCGAGGCTGCGTGCCGAGGTGGATGCGGTTGTCGGGGCCGGCGGTTGCCCCACCGACGCCGACGTGGCGCGCATGCCGTACCTGCTGGCGGTTGTGAAGGAGACGCTGCGCGCCCACCCGCCCGGCCCGCTCCTGAGCTGGGcgcgcctcgccaccgccgacgtGCCGCTGTCGAACGGCATGGTGGTCCCGGCTGGCACCACGGCGATGGTGAACATGTGGGCCATCACCCACGACGCCGCCGTGTGGGCCGACCCGGACGCGTTTGCGCCCGAGCGGTTCCTCCCCTCCGAGGGCGGCACCGACGTGGacgtccgcggcggcgacctccgcctggcCCCGTTCGGCGCCGGGCGCCGCGTCTGCCCGGGCAAGAACCtgggcctcgccgccgtcggcctcTGGGTCGCCCGCCTCGTGCACGGCTTCGAGTGGGCCCTGCCGGAAGGCGCGCCGCCTGTCTACCTCGACGAGGTCCTCAAGCTCTCGCTGGAGATGAagacgccgctcgccgccgcggccttccCGCGCGCCGCCTGA